The proteins below are encoded in one region of Catharus ustulatus isolate bCatUst1 chromosome 21, bCatUst1.pri.v2, whole genome shotgun sequence:
- the PMPCA gene encoding mitochondrial-processing peptidase subunit alpha, giving the protein MAAAMAWLRRGACGPARRCGLAAGRSYSGGSAYPSVSLTCPLPGVPKAVFAAAESRERFETRVTVLENGLRVASQNKFGQFCTVGILVNSGSRHEAKYLSGISHFLEKLAFSSTAQFGSKDEILLTLEKHGGICDCQASRDTIMYAVSADARGLDTVVNLLADVTLQPRLSDEEIEMTRMAIRFELEDLNMRPDPEPLLTEMIHAAAFRDNTVGLNRFCPVENTDKINRDVLHSYLSSYYTPDRMVLAGVGIEHEHLVECARKYLLGVQPVWGSGQGRAVDRSVAQYTGGIIKVEKDMSDVSLGPTPIPELTHIMIGLESCSFLEDDFIPFAVLNMMMGGGGSFSAGGPGKGMFTRLYLNVLNRHHWMYNATSYHHSYEDTGLLCIHASADPKQVREMVEIITREFILMAGAVGEVELERAKTQLKSMLMMNLESRPVIFEDVGRQVLATSTRKLPHELCALISQVKPTDIKRVVTKMLHKKPAVAALGDLTDLPTYEHIQAALSSKDGRLPRLYRLFR; this is encoded by the exons ATGGCGGCGGCCATGGCGTGGCTGCGGCGCGGCGCctgcggcccggcccggcg GTGCGGGCTGGCGGCCGGCCGGAGCTacagcggcggcagcgcctaCCCCAGCGTGTCGCTGACGTGCCCGCTGCCCGGCGTGCCCAAGGCCGTGTTCGCGGCGGCCGAGAGCCGGGAGCGCTTCGAGACGCGGGTGACGGTGCTGGAGAACGGGCTCCGCGTCGCCTCCCAGAACAAATTCGGGCAGTTCTGCACCGTGGGCA TTCTGGTAAATTCGGGATCAAGACACGAAGCGAAATACCTCAGTGGTATCTCCCACTTCTTGGAAAAGCTGGCTTTCTCT TCCACAGCTCAGTTTGGCAGCAAAGATGAAATTCTCCTCACCTTAGAGAAGCATGGAGGCATTTGTGACTGCCAGGCATCGAG GGACACCATCATGTACGCAGTGTCTGCTGATGCCAGAGGCCTGGACACCGTGGTCAACTTGCTGGCTGATGTAACACTCCAGCCCAGGTTATCAG ATGAGGAAATTGAGATGACCCGAATGGCCATAAGGTTTGAGCTGGAGGATCTGAACATGAGACCTGACCCAGAGCCTCTCCTCACAGAAATGATCCATGCG GCAGCCTTCAGAGACAACACAGTGGGACTGAACAGGTTCTGCCCTGTGGAAAACACGGACAAAATCAACCGGGACGTGCTGCACTCCTACCTGAGCAGTTACTACACCCCAGACAGGATGGTGCTGGCTGGGGTGGGGATTGAGCACGAGCACCTGGTGGAGTGTGCCAGGAAATACCTGCTGGGGGTGCAGCCCGtgtggggctctgggcagggcagggctgtggacAGGTCCGTGGCTCAGTACACTGGGGGCATCATCAAG GTTGAAAAAGACATGTCAGATGTGAGTCTGGGCCCTActcccatcccagagctcaccCACATCATGATTGGGTTAGAGAGCTGCTCATTTTTA GAGGACGATTTCATTCCTTTTGCGGTGCTGAACATGATGATGGGAGGTGGTGGCTCCTTTTCAGCTGGAGGGCCTGGCAAGGGCATGTTCACCCGGCTGTACCTCAATGTGCTCAACAG GCACCACTGGATGTACAATGCCACCTCTTACCACCACAGCTATGAGGACACAGGTCTCCTGTGTATCCATGCCAGTGCAGATCCAAAACAG GTTCGGGAGATGGTGGAAATCATCACCAGGGAATTCATCCTcatggcaggagcagtgggagag GTGGAACTTGAGAGAGCAAAGACACAGCTCAAGTCCATGCTCATGATGAACCTGGAGTCTCGACCAGTGATCTTTGAAGACGTGGGGAGGCAGGTTTTGGCAACAAGCACAAGGAAGCTACCTCATGAGCTCTGTGCCCTCATCA gTCAGGTGAAACCCACTGATATCAAGAGGGTGGTGACTAAGATGCTGCATAAGAAGCCAGCAGTGGCTGCCCTGGGTGACCTGACAGATCTGCCCACCTATGAGCACATCCAGGCCGCCCTCTCCAGCAAGGACGGGCGGCTGCCGCGGCTCTACCGCCTCTTCCGGTAG
- the ENTR1 gene encoding endosome-associated-trafficking regulator 1, which yields MAAPALPVAEPQPGGSAEPNPFSFREFVRSKARGGDSPGGDTQAAWPGPVVPPLPAVPAESGDEQEEEEEEEWSESYQPLAVEQAHLVTLGAAPGPACGPSRQPSYERLKEENTILRNKINKLQILSETQADKMRKLEKKLEENKIKEEKEAQDLEAMVQHVEQNLQLMTKRAAKAENSAAKLRQENAQLQAELRNSRLENEALRAGQAGLAVAKQNAEVALQYLLQVTTSSRASIRQLLSGAESLQLVADLLKSIDRIAEVSEDGQ from the exons ATGGCGGCGCCGGCGCTGCCGGTGGCGGAGCCGCAGCCGGGGGGCTCGGCCGAGCCCAACCCCTTCTCCTTCCGCGAGTTCGTCCGCTCCAAGGCCCGCGGCGGTGACAGCCCGGGCGGTGACACACAG GCGGCTTGGCCCGGGCCCGTGGTGCCCCCGCTGCCCGCAGTGCCCGCTGAGTCGGGGGacgagcaggaggaggaggaagaggaggagtgGAGCGAGAGCTACCAGCCGCTGGCCGTGGAGCAGGCCCACCTGGTGACGCTCGGAGCCGCCCCGGGGCCGGCCTGCGGCCCCTCCCGGCAGCCGAGCTACGAGCGG cTAAAAGAAGAGAACACTATTTTGAGAAACAAGATCAATAAGCTTCAGATTCTGTCTGAAACTCAAGCAGACAA gatgaGGAAACTTGAGAAGAAgcttgaggaaaacaaaatcaaagaagaaaaagaagcacaAGATTTGGAAGCAATGGTGCAGCACGTGGAGCAGAATCTCCAGCTGATGACT AAACGAGCTGCCAAAGCTGAGAACAGCGCTGCCAAACTGAGACAGGAAAATGCCCAGCTCCAG gctgagctgaggaattccaggctggagaATGAGGCACTGAGGGcaggccaggcagggctggctgtggccaAGCAGAATGCAGAGGTGGCCCTGCAGTACCTGCTCCAGGTCACAACCAGCTCCAGAGCATCCATcag GCAGCTGCTCTCTGGAGCAGAATCCCTGCAGCTCGTTGCTGATCTCCTGAAATCCATAGACAGAATCGCTGAGGTGTCAGAGGATGGACAGTGA